In Porphyrobacter sp. LM 6, one DNA window encodes the following:
- a CDS encoding F0F1 ATP synthase subunit delta — protein sequence MDISAGIKASLAGRYASALFDLAAETGKVTAVEKDLETLGAALNESGDLVALTTNPQLGRDVAGKAMAAVAKKLKLSDLTSNFLGVLASNRRLAKLPATIAAFKAIAAAQRGEVTATVTSAHPLSDDQIAALKTKLTAREGRTVMLSAKVDPDLLGGLVVTIGSTRIDASIRTRLNSLAQAMKA from the coding sequence GTGGATATTTCCGCCGGTATCAAGGCTAGCCTGGCTGGACGCTATGCCTCGGCCCTGTTCGATCTCGCTGCCGAAACCGGCAAGGTGACCGCGGTCGAAAAGGACCTCGAGACGCTGGGCGCTGCCCTGAACGAATCGGGCGATCTTGTGGCGCTGACCACCAATCCGCAGCTGGGCCGCGACGTTGCCGGCAAGGCGATGGCGGCCGTGGCCAAGAAGCTCAAGCTTTCGGACCTCACTTCCAATTTCCTCGGTGTGCTGGCCAGCAACCGCCGCCTTGCCAAGCTGCCGGCGACCATCGCCGCCTTCAAGGCGATCGCCGCTGCCCAGCGCGGCGAAGTGACCGCCACTGTCACCAGCGCGCACCCGCTCAGCGACGACCAGATCGCCGCATTGAAGACCAAGCTGACCGCACGCGAAGGGCGCACGGTCATGCTTTCCGCCAAGGTCGATCCCGACCTGCTCGGCGGCCTTGTCGTTACCATCGGATCGACCCGCATCGATGCCTCGATCCGCACCCGTCTCAACTCGCTTGCCCAGGCCATGAAGGCTTAA
- the atpA gene encoding F0F1 ATP synthase subunit alpha: MEIRAAEISKVIKDQIANFGTEAEVSETGTVLSVGDGIARIHGLDQVQAGEMVEFANGVQGMALNLEADNVGVVIFGSDSEIKEGDVVKRTGTIVDVPVGKGLLGRVVDALGNPIDGKGPIVAEKRSRVEVKAPGIIPRESVSEPVQTGLKAVDALVPVGRGQRELIIGDRQTGKTAVAIDTFINQKDVNAGDDEKKKLYCVYVAVGQKRSTVAQIVKQLEENGAMEYSIVVAATASEPAPLQYLAPYTGCAMGEYFRDNGMHAVIVYDDLSKQAVAYRQMSLLLRRPPGREAYPGDVFYLHSRLLERAAKMNEENGHGSLTALPIIETQAGDVSAYIPTNVISITDGQIFLETGLFYQGIRPAINVGLSVSRVGGAAQTKAMKKVSGSMKLDLAQYREMAAFAQFGSDLDAATQKLLNRGARLTELLKQKQFSPMPFEEQTVSIYAGTNGFLDAIPVNRVNDYESQMLDYMRREHGAVLAEIRTSKKFEGDVADKTKAALEAFAKQFA, translated from the coding sequence ATGGAAATCCGCGCCGCAGAAATCTCGAAGGTCATCAAGGACCAGATCGCCAATTTCGGCACCGAGGCCGAAGTCAGCGAAACCGGCACCGTGCTGTCGGTGGGTGACGGGATCGCCCGTATCCACGGCCTCGATCAGGTGCAGGCCGGTGAAATGGTCGAATTCGCCAACGGGGTGCAGGGCATGGCGCTCAACCTCGAAGCCGACAATGTCGGCGTCGTGATCTTCGGCTCGGACTCCGAAATCAAGGAAGGCGATGTCGTCAAGCGCACCGGCACCATCGTGGACGTGCCGGTCGGCAAGGGCCTGCTCGGCCGCGTGGTCGACGCGCTCGGCAACCCGATCGACGGCAAGGGCCCGATCGTCGCCGAAAAGCGCAGCCGCGTCGAAGTGAAGGCACCGGGCATCATCCCGCGCGAATCCGTGTCGGAGCCCGTGCAGACCGGCCTCAAGGCGGTTGACGCGCTCGTTCCCGTCGGCCGCGGCCAGCGCGAGCTGATCATCGGTGACCGCCAGACCGGCAAGACCGCCGTCGCCATCGACACCTTTATCAACCAGAAGGACGTCAACGCGGGCGACGACGAGAAGAAGAAGCTCTACTGCGTCTACGTCGCGGTCGGCCAGAAGCGTTCGACCGTTGCCCAGATCGTGAAGCAGCTCGAAGAAAACGGCGCGATGGAATATTCGATCGTCGTCGCCGCGACCGCTTCGGAGCCCGCTCCGCTCCAGTACCTCGCGCCCTACACCGGCTGCGCGATGGGCGAATACTTCCGCGACAACGGCATGCACGCCGTGATCGTGTACGACGACCTTTCGAAGCAGGCCGTCGCCTATCGTCAGATGTCGCTGCTGCTGCGTCGTCCTCCGGGCCGCGAAGCCTACCCGGGCGACGTGTTCTATCTCCACAGCCGCCTGCTCGAGCGCGCTGCGAAAATGAACGAGGAAAACGGCCACGGCTCGCTCACCGCGCTGCCGATCATCGAAACCCAGGCGGGCGACGTGTCGGCCTATATTCCGACCAACGTGATCTCGATCACCGACGGCCAGATCTTCCTCGAAACCGGCCTGTTCTACCAGGGCATCCGTCCGGCGATTAACGTCGGTCTCTCGGTGAGCCGCGTCGGCGGTGCCGCCCAGACCAAGGCGATGAAGAAGGTCTCGGGTTCGATGAAGCTCGACCTCGCTCAGTACCGCGAAATGGCGGCCTTCGCGCAGTTCGGCTCGGACCTCGACGCCGCGACGCAGAAGCTGCTCAACCGCGGTGCGCGCCTGACCGAGCTGCTGAAGCAGAAGCAGTTCTCGCCGATGCCGTTCGAAGAGCAGACCGTGTCGATCTATGCCGGCACCAACGGCTTCCTCGACGCGATCCCGGTCAACCGCGTCAACGACTACGAGAGCCAGATGCTCGACTACATGCGCCGCGAACACGGTGCCGTGCTGGCCGAGATCCGCACCTCGAAGAAGTTCGAAGGCGACGTGGCTGACAAGACCAAGGCCGCGCTCGAAGCTTTCGCCAAGCAGTTCGCGTAA